The following proteins are co-located in the Spirosoma montaniterrae genome:
- a CDS encoding rhodanese-related sulfurtransferase: protein MKPYRVLLYYIYSPIENPEQYREEHHLLCLRLNLLGRVIVAPEGLNGTVSGLAADCDAYMETLGNDPRFAGIEFKVDDSDGHTFQKLHVRVKPEIVHSDLPVDPLKQTGIHLEPEEFRQLKNDPNVVLVDMRSNYEHAVGRFKGAITFDMENLRELPDHVHEIEHLKDKKIITYCTGGIKCEKASAYLLSRGFENVYQLHGGIIKYGMEAGGEDFEGQCYVFDNRVTVDVNQVNPVTVSTCYRCGTPTARMINCASPACNNHITLCENCGHDHAGTCSDNCKNDPDLRPYDGSGYYGKRSVGYTPEQGFISRRGQKTEVALSTP from the coding sequence ATGAAACCGTATCGCGTCTTACTATACTACATCTATTCGCCCATTGAAAACCCGGAGCAATACCGCGAGGAGCATCATCTGCTCTGTTTGCGGCTGAACCTGCTGGGCCGGGTAATTGTAGCTCCCGAAGGACTCAACGGCACGGTGTCGGGCCTGGCAGCCGACTGCGACGCGTATATGGAAACGCTCGGCAACGACCCGCGCTTTGCCGGTATCGAGTTCAAAGTTGACGACAGCGACGGCCATACGTTTCAGAAGCTGCACGTGCGCGTGAAACCCGAAATCGTACACTCTGATTTGCCCGTCGACCCGCTTAAACAAACCGGCATCCATCTCGAACCCGAAGAATTCCGGCAACTAAAAAACGACCCCAACGTAGTGCTGGTCGATATGCGGTCGAACTATGAACACGCCGTAGGACGCTTCAAAGGCGCCATTACGTTCGACATGGAAAACCTCCGTGAACTGCCCGACCACGTCCACGAAATTGAGCACCTGAAAGACAAAAAGATTATCACGTACTGCACGGGCGGTATCAAGTGCGAAAAAGCCAGCGCGTACCTGCTTTCGCGCGGGTTCGAGAATGTGTATCAGCTTCACGGCGGCATCATCAAGTATGGTATGGAAGCCGGGGGCGAAGATTTTGAGGGCCAGTGCTACGTATTCGATAACCGCGTTACGGTCGATGTGAACCAGGTTAACCCCGTGACGGTTTCGACCTGCTACCGCTGTGGCACGCCAACGGCCCGGATGATTAACTGCGCCAGCCCGGCCTGCAACAACCACATCACGCTCTGCGAAAACTGCGGCCACGACCACGCAGGCACCTGCTCGGACAACTGCAAAAACGACCCCGACCTGCGCCCCTACGACGGCTCCGGCTATTATGGCAAACGCTCCGTTGGCTACACCCCCGAACAGGGCTTCATTAGCCGACGCGGACAAAAAACCGAAGTAGCCTTGTCCACCCCGTAA
- a CDS encoding deoxynucleoside kinase, with the protein MHIAITGNIGAGKTTLARQLADHYGWEVLCEAVDNNPFLADFYADMPRWAFHLQIFFLNSRFGQMRRVRAISDTDKTWLIQDRTIYEDAHIFARNLYQTGVLTERDYQTYRSVFDNMLSLVRPPDLMIYLRADLPKLRAQIQKRGRSFEQAISDDYLNSLNQLYEEFVATYHEGPLLCIDVNELDHVEREADFAEIIRQIDESLSIIPPNSEASQSVRW; encoded by the coding sequence ATGCACATTGCGATAACGGGAAATATTGGCGCGGGCAAAACAACGCTGGCCCGGCAGTTGGCCGACCATTACGGCTGGGAAGTACTCTGCGAAGCTGTTGACAACAACCCGTTTCTGGCCGATTTCTACGCCGATATGCCGCGTTGGGCGTTTCATTTGCAGATTTTTTTTCTGAATAGCCGCTTTGGGCAGATGCGCCGGGTGCGTGCAATTTCCGATACCGACAAGACGTGGCTCATTCAGGATAGAACCATCTATGAAGACGCGCACATCTTCGCCCGCAATCTGTATCAAACGGGTGTGCTGACCGAACGCGATTACCAAACCTACCGTAGTGTGTTCGACAATATGCTCAGTCTGGTACGCCCGCCCGACCTGATGATTTACCTCCGCGCCGACTTGCCCAAACTTCGGGCGCAGATTCAGAAGCGGGGCCGCTCGTTTGAGCAGGCCATCAGCGATGATTACCTGAATAGCCTGAACCAACTTTATGAAGAATTTGTGGCGACGTACCACGAAGGGCCACTGCTTTGCATCGACGTCAACGAACTGGATCACGTAGAACGCGAGGCTGATTTTGCCGAGATTATCCGGCAAATTGACGAGTCGCTGTCTATTATTCCACCAAATTCCGAAGCGTCCCAATCGGTTCGATGGTAA